One window from the genome of Eucalyptus grandis isolate ANBG69807.140 chromosome 7, ASM1654582v1, whole genome shotgun sequence encodes:
- the LOC104455396 gene encoding acetyl-CoA-benzylalcohol acetyltransferase, whose protein sequence is MKVEMQWKKLVKPSVPTPSDQRKWKLTSIDELQMPNYVGVIFYYRDNAGNPGVDISQRLHQMEESLSKTLTLFYPMAGRYIEDDDGCFIDCNDLGVEFVHAKVDGQIDQLLHRDPDMDLLEYLSQFPNNLVGNPLVVIQVNTFECGGIAIGLRSTHRISDVYTMAIFVNSWATACRGNVDVTVCPSFELSSLFPMKVSAVANWPPPRIIGSKEFTVSRFRFSGDAVSKLRALARDDAKDSMGNNFQPSRVEVVSALISKALVKIDRCGQGEERPIAVYMTFNLRDKVKLKIPANSCGNFFSMISGRSDQPAASKRNPEFNEMVNIIHNMISDAKTKFASIVNKQEFCSTVGNSIAEFVKVASSSEVFTIPFSSWCRFGLYEIDFGWGRPVLVSNISLNLRSVFLIDDEEGKGIDAWTTTTGDEMILLKQDPDILAFTS, encoded by the coding sequence ATGAAGGTGGAAATGCAGTGGAAGAAGCTGGTCAAGCCATCAGTGCCCACACCGAGCGACCAGCGAAAATGGAAGCTAACATCAATAGATGAGCTTCAGATGCCAAATTATGTGGGCGTTATCTTCTACTATAGAGATAATGCCGGGAACCCCGGAGTTGATATCTCTCAAAGGCTTCACCAGATGGAGGAGTCACTTTCCAAAACTCTAACCCTCTTTTATCCTATGGCAGGGAGATATATTGAGGATGACGACGGTTGTTTTATCGACTGTAATGACCTTGGAGTGGAGTTCGTCCATGCCAAAGTGGATGGCCAGATTGATCAGCTTCTCCATAGAGACCCCGACATGGATTTGCTCGAATATTTGTCGCAATTCCCGAACAACCTAGTAGGCAATCCACTAGTGGTGATTCAAGTGAATACGTTCGAGTGCGGCGGAATAGCAATTGGCTTGCGCTCTACACACAGGATCAGCGACGTGTACACCATGGCCATATTCGTTAATTCGTGGGCCACCGCTTGCCGAGGTAACGTCGATGTTACAGTCTGTCCAAGTTTCGAGTTGTCGTCTCTATTCCCAATGAAAGTGTCGGCCGTTGCGAATTGGCCTCCGCCACGGATTATTGGCAGCAAGGAATTCACGGTGTCTAGGTTCAGGTTCAGCGGTGATGCTGTATCGAAGCTGAGAGCCCTAGCAAGGGATGATGCAAAGGATTCAATGGGCAACAACTTCCAGCCTTCGAGGGTGGAGGTTGTTTCGGCACTAATAAGTAAGGCTCTCGTCAAGATTGATCGATGTGGACAGGGCGAAGAAAGGCCTATCGCAGTTTATATGACGTTTAACTTGCGCGATAAAGTAAAACTAAAGATACCCGCAAATTCTTGTGGCAATTTCTTCAGCATGATTTCTGGGCGCTCCGATCAACCCGCGGCCAGCAAAAGGAATCCGGAGTTCAATGAGATGGTGAATATAATCCACAATATGATATCGGACGCTAAAACGAAATTTGCATCAATAGTAAACAAGCAAGAGTTCTGCTCGACGGTGGGGAATTCTATAGCCGAATTTGTCAAAGTCGCGTCCTCAAGCGAAGTGTTTACGATTCCTTTTAGTAGCTGGTGCCGTTTTGGGCTATATGAGATCGACTTCGGGTGGGGAAGGCCGGTTCTAGTCAGCAACATATCATTGAATCTCAGATCGGTCTTTCTTATCGACGATGAAGAGGGCAAAGGAATTGATGCATGGACAACCACAACTGGAGATGAGATGATTCTTCTTAAACAAGATCCGGATATTCTGGCATTCACTTCCTAG